The Intestinibaculum porci DNA window CATCATGAGTATTACCATCATCCTAACTATACTCGTATATCTAGGAATCAACCCAATCCTACACTTTTTACAGATTCCCCAGTCATTATTGTATGGCACACAGACATACTTACTTATTATCTTTAGCGGTATGATTGCCGTTGCTCTTTACAATTTTATTACCTGTATCTTACGAGCTGTCGGTAATTCCCTTACTCCCCTTTATTTCTTAGGGGTATCAGCCCTCATTAACATCATCTTAGATTTAGTTTTTATTATAGTCTTTCATATGGGTATCGGTGGCGCTGCTTTAGCGACAGTTATTGCCCAATATATCAGTGCCATTGGAATTACTCTCTATTTTTGTAAACATTGCCAAGCCTATATGCCAAGGAAAAGACATTGCCATTATGATTCACAAATCCTTTCCGAAATCACTAAATATTCCTTATTTACCTGTCTCCAACAATCCTGCATGAACTTTGGTATTTTATTAATCCAACGTTTAGTCGATAGTTTTGGCGCCATTACCATGGCCGGCTTTGCGGCAGCCGTTAAGATTGATACCTTTGCCTATTTACCAGTTCAGGATTTTGGAAACGCCTTTTCTACCTTTATCGCCCAAAACTTTGGTGCGCACCACAAAAAGCGCTTACGCTCTGGAATTAAGATTGCCACGTGCGTAAGCGCGCTATTTTCACTAATATTATCTTTATTAGTCTTTATCTTTGCCAAGCCGCTGATGATGCTATTTGTGAAAGCCCATGAAATTCAAGTCATTTCTTCTGGAGTACGCTACTTACGTATCGAAGGCGCCTTCTATGTCGGCATTGGCTGTTTATTCCTCTTATATGGCCTCTATCGTTCTATCGACAAACCACAAATGTCATTAGTATTAACCATCATCTCATTAGGGCTTCGTGTTGTCTTAGCCTATGCTTTTGCCCCCATTTGGGGAGAAGTGGGCATTTGGGTATCGATCCCTATCGGTTGGTTTATTGCTGACACATTTGGTTATTTTTATTACCTGCGTCACCGCGCTACATTATTACCATAATAAAAAAGAGAGTGCACGCTATAAATAGTTGAAGCCAATAGTCATGCACTCTCACTGCTTATTATCATCAAACTTTTAAATATGTCAACCCTATTTACTATAGGTAAAACAATATATCCTGATAACAATATTTATTTAATACGAATTATAACTATTAAAAGTGAAATGTAATAATAGCGTTCTTTTCTATAAAAAACGATTATAAAAAATCCCACCTCAAATGAGATGGAATTTTGTTAGTAATCCATAATAGCCTTTTCAATAGAGCTTGAATTATATTCTTTTGTCGTTGAAGCGTGAAGTCTGGCATCCATAATGCCTTTATTCTTTTGGTATGTCTTACTATCTACGCCAGAGACATCCCAAATATAAGAGTTACCAGTGATTTGTCCAATATGAACAG harbors:
- a CDS encoding MATE family efflux transporter, giving the protein MYYDLTKGPITKNLILFSLPMIAGDLLQQFYNIADTLIVSRFIGSHALAAVGSAYALMTFLTSIFIGLAMGVSSLLSIDLGKQEEERLKSTIVHSFFLIMSITIILTILVYLGINPILHFLQIPQSLLYGTQTYLLIIFSGMIAVALYNFITCILRAVGNSLTPLYFLGVSALINIILDLVFIIVFHMGIGGAALATVIAQYISAIGITLYFCKHCQAYMPRKRHCHYDSQILSEITKYSLFTCLQQSCMNFGILLIQRLVDSFGAITMAGFAAAVKIDTFAYLPVQDFGNAFSTFIAQNFGAHHKKRLRSGIKIATCVSALFSLILSLLVFIFAKPLMMLFVKAHEIQVISSGVRYLRIEGAFYVGIGCLFLLYGLYRSIDKPQMSLVLTIISLGLRVVLAYAFAPIWGEVGIWVSIPIGWFIADTFGYFYYLRHRATLLP